A stretch of Episyrphus balteatus chromosome 2, idEpiBalt1.1, whole genome shotgun sequence DNA encodes these proteins:
- the LOC129912385 gene encoding flexible cuticle protein 12-like, translated as MKFVIVFAAFFAVALAAPLDSAQDAQILRYDNDNIGVDGYNYAVETSDGKSVSEQGVVKNVGTEQEAISVQGQYSYVGPDGVTYTVTYIADENGFQPQGAHIPQAA; from the exons atgaaattcgtCATTGTTTTTGCTGCCTTCTTCGCCGTAGCTTTGGCTGCTCCCTTGGACAGTGCCCAGGACGCGCAGATCCTTCGTTATGACAACGATAATATTGGAGTTGATGGATACAATTACgc TGTTGAAACAAGTGATGGTAAATCAGTTAGCGAACAAGGAGTCGTAAAGAATGTTGGAACCGAACAAGAAGCTATTTCTGTCCAAGGTCAATACAGCTATGTCGGACCCGATGGTGTCACATACACTGTAACCTACATTGCTGATGAAAATGGTTTCCAACCACAAGGTGCTCATATTCCACAAGCAGCTTAA
- the LOC129912386 gene encoding flexible cuticle protein 12-like has protein sequence MFLHYFWVLTYKLDRCNQNVIIQLSQRQLKINLKMKFVIVFSALFAVAMCASVPQDSAHAEVLRYDNDNIGVEGYKYALETSDGKSVSEEGVLNNLGKEGESIAVRGSYSYVAPDGVTYTVTYIADQNGFQPQGAHLPVGPEIK, from the exons ATGTTCTTGCATTATTTTTGGGTTCTAACG TATAAATTGGATCGATGCAATCAGAATGTCATCATTCAGTTATCTCAACGACAACTAAAAATCAATCTCAAAATGAAATTCGTTATTGTTTTCTCTGCTCTCTTCGCTGTTGCCATGTGCGCTTCCGTCCCACAGGATTCAGCTCACGCTGAAGTCCTCCGTTATGACAACGACAACATTGGAGTTGAAGGATACAAATACGC tctTGAGACCAGCGATGGCAAGTCTGTTAGCGAAGAAGGAGTCTTGAACAATCTTGGCAAGGAAGGCGAATCTATTGCTGTCCGTGGATCATACAGCTACGTCGCACCCGATGGTGTCACCTACACCGTCACCTACATCGCTGACCAAAACGGTTTCCAACCACAAGGTGCTCATTTGCCAGTTGGTCCCGAAATCAAGTAA
- the LOC129912388 gene encoding larval cuticle protein 65Ag1-like, whose translation MKFVIVFSALFAVALSAAVPQDSAHAEIIRFDNDNIGVEGFKYAYETSDGKSASEQGVLKNVGTENEAISVTGQFSYIGADGVTYLVTYLADENGFQPQGAHLPVEPKL comes from the exons ATGAAATTCGTCATTGTCTTCTCCGCCCTCTTCGCTGTTGCCTTGAGCGCAGCTGTTCCCCAGGACTCAGCTCACGCTGAAATCATCCGTTTTGACAACGACAACATCGGAGTTGAAGGATTCAAATACGC ttATGAAACTAGTGATGGCAAGTCTGCTAGCGAACAAGGAGTCTTGAAGAACGTTGGTACCGAAAACGAAGCCATCTCAGTTACTGGTCAATTCAGTTACATCGGAGCTGACGGTGTCACCTACTTGGTCACCTACCTCGCTGATGAGAACGGTTTCCAACCACAAGGTGCTCATTTGCCAGTTGAACCAAAATTGTAA